A window of the Gordonia humi genome harbors these coding sequences:
- the rfbB gene encoding dTDP-glucose 4,6-dehydratase yields the protein MRVLVTGGAGFIGANFVLRTLDTRPGVQVTVLDKFTYAANPATLEPVADRVRVVRGDIADAAVVDPLVAESDLVVNFAAESHNDNSLRDPSSFVQTNLVGTYTLLESVRRYGARLHHVSTDEVYGDLDLDDPTRFTERTAYNPSSPYSSTKAGSDLLVRAWGRSFGITATISNCSNNYGPYQHVEKFIPRQITNVLSGIRPKLYGDGRNVRDWIHVDDHNDAVWAVVDRGEPGETYLIGADGEVDNRTVVESILEAFGRPRDEFDFVTDRAGHDRRYAIDSTRLRTELGWTPHYTDFASGLAATIDWYRTHSDWWAPAKDGVEASYAKTQTVLDREGI from the coding sequence ATGCGAGTCCTGGTGACCGGAGGCGCCGGATTCATCGGAGCGAACTTCGTGCTCCGCACTCTCGACACCCGGCCCGGCGTACAGGTCACCGTGCTCGACAAGTTCACCTACGCCGCCAATCCCGCGACCCTCGAACCCGTCGCCGACCGGGTGCGCGTGGTGCGCGGAGACATCGCCGACGCCGCGGTGGTCGACCCGCTCGTCGCCGAGTCGGACCTGGTGGTGAACTTCGCGGCCGAATCGCACAACGACAACTCCCTGAGAGATCCGTCGTCGTTCGTGCAGACCAACCTGGTCGGCACCTACACCCTGCTCGAGTCCGTCCGACGATACGGCGCCCGCCTGCATCACGTGAGCACCGACGAGGTGTACGGCGACCTGGACCTCGACGATCCCACCCGTTTCACCGAGCGGACCGCCTACAACCCGTCGAGCCCCTACAGCTCCACCAAGGCCGGCAGCGACCTCCTGGTCCGCGCGTGGGGCCGGTCGTTCGGGATCACCGCGACGATCTCCAACTGCAGCAACAACTACGGTCCGTATCAACACGTGGAGAAGTTCATCCCGCGCCAGATCACCAACGTCCTCAGCGGCATCCGCCCCAAACTGTACGGCGACGGTCGCAACGTCCGCGACTGGATCCACGTCGACGACCACAACGACGCGGTATGGGCCGTCGTCGACCGCGGCGAACCCGGCGAGACCTATCTGATCGGCGCCGACGGCGAAGTGGACAATCGGACCGTCGTCGAATCGATCCTGGAGGCGTTCGGCCGTCCGCGCGACGAGTTCGACTTCGTCACCGACCGCGCGGGCCACGACCGCCGGTACGCGATCGACTCCACGCGCCTGCGCACCGAACTGGGTTGGACGCCGCACTACACCGACTTCGCATCGGGTCTGGCCGCGACGATCGACTGGTACCGGACTCACAGCGACTGGTGGGCACCCGCCAAGGACGGTGTGGAAGCCTCGTACGCGAAGACCCAGACCGTCCTCGACCGAGAAG
- the rfbA gene encoding glucose-1-phosphate thymidylyltransferase RfbA has protein sequence MRGIILAGGTGSRLHPITQGVSKQLLPVYDKPMIYYPLSTLMLAGVTEILLVTTPHDAASFECLLGDGSQFGVSITYAVQERPEGLAQAFVVGADHIGDDSVALVLGDNIFYGPGLGNQLRGFADVDGGAIFAYRVADPTAYGVVEFDEDGQAISLEEKPAAPKSRYAVPGLYFYDNDVVDIAANLEPSARGEYEITDVNAEYLHRGRLKVTVLQRGTAWLDTGTFDSLLDAGNFVRTVEERQGLKIAAPEEIAWRLGYIDDARLRDLAQPLLKSGYGAYLFDLLDRGREL, from the coding sequence ATGCGCGGAATCATCCTCGCGGGCGGCACCGGCTCGCGACTGCACCCGATCACCCAGGGGGTGAGCAAGCAACTGCTGCCGGTGTACGACAAGCCGATGATCTACTACCCGCTGTCGACGTTGATGCTGGCGGGCGTGACCGAGATCCTGCTCGTCACCACCCCGCACGACGCCGCGTCGTTCGAGTGTCTCCTCGGTGACGGCTCGCAGTTCGGTGTGTCGATCACCTATGCGGTTCAGGAGCGGCCGGAAGGCCTCGCGCAGGCATTCGTGGTGGGGGCCGACCACATCGGCGACGATTCGGTCGCGCTCGTATTGGGCGACAACATCTTCTACGGTCCCGGGCTCGGCAACCAGCTCCGCGGATTCGCCGACGTCGACGGCGGGGCGATCTTCGCCTACCGGGTCGCCGATCCGACCGCGTACGGCGTCGTCGAGTTCGACGAGGACGGGCAGGCGATCTCCCTGGAGGAGAAGCCCGCCGCGCCGAAGTCGCGCTATGCGGTGCCCGGGCTGTACTTCTACGACAACGACGTCGTCGACATCGCCGCGAATCTGGAGCCGTCGGCGCGCGGGGAGTACGAGATCACCGACGTCAACGCCGAGTACCTGCATCGCGGCCGACTCAAGGTGACCGTGCTGCAGCGCGGCACCGCCTGGCTCGACACCGGAACCTTCGACTCTCTCCTCGACGCGGGCAACTTCGTTCGCACCGTGGAAGAGCGCCAAGGCCTCAAGATCGCCGCGCCGGAGGAGATCGCCTGGCGTCTGGGCTACATCGACGACGCCCGGCTGCGCGACCTGGCGCAGCCCCTCCTGAAATCCGGGTACGGCGCGTACCTGTTCGACCTCCTCGATCGCGGACGGGAGCTGTAG
- a CDS encoding dTDP-4-dehydrorhamnose 3,5-epimerase family protein, with the protein MRVRPLTIDGAWEFTPVQHGDDRGVFLEAFKADLLAETIGHRFDLAQVNTSVSAAGVLRGIHFADVPPGQAKYVTCTVGAILDVIVDIRVGSPTFGQWDAVLLDDGDRKAVYLSEGLGHGFCSLQDGSTVTYLCSTGYDPTAEHGVNPLDADLAIDWPRVGRDGGPLEYELSAKDTAAPSLAQARADGLLPGV; encoded by the coding sequence ATGCGAGTACGACCGCTGACCATCGACGGAGCGTGGGAGTTCACCCCCGTCCAGCACGGCGACGACCGCGGGGTGTTCCTCGAAGCCTTCAAAGCCGACCTGCTGGCCGAGACCATCGGCCATCGTTTCGACCTCGCGCAGGTCAACACCTCGGTGTCGGCCGCGGGGGTGCTGCGCGGCATCCACTTCGCCGATGTTCCGCCCGGCCAGGCCAAGTACGTGACCTGCACCGTCGGCGCGATCCTCGACGTGATCGTCGACATCCGCGTCGGGTCGCCGACCTTCGGGCAGTGGGACGCCGTCCTCCTCGACGACGGCGACCGCAAGGCGGTGTACCTGTCCGAAGGGCTCGGGCACGGCTTCTGCTCGCTGCAGGACGGCTCGACCGTCACCTACCTGTGCAGCACCGGGTACGACCCGACGGCCGAGCACGGAGTGAATCCGCTCGACGCCGACCTCGCGATCGACTGGCCGCGCGTCGGTCGCGACGGTGGTCCGCTCGAGTACGAGTTGTCGGCCAAGGACACGGCGGCGCCGTCGTTGGCGCAGGCGCGGGCGGACGGGCTGCTGCCGGGCGTCTGA
- a CDS encoding M1 family metallopeptidase, which yields MQEPTLPGGHHELDPYTPHSGNLGYRISRYDLELGYRVSSNRLSGTATITATSYQQLTRFALDLAGSMRVERVTVNGARARYSHRSGKLSITPPSPVPPGGVMTAVVKYGGTPRPVRSPFGDVGWEELDNGALCANQPNGAPSWFPCDDHPEAKASFHFEITTDSPYYALANGRLTSRQRRAGQTTWTYDQVEPMSTYLASIQIGQYQHRTLASRPVPVYALVPPALSAEFDVSFARQVQMVTAFTEMFGPYPFPQYTAVVTEDDLDIPLEAQSFSTFGANHCDGTLDHERLIAHELAHQWFGNSVTGARWRDIWLHEGFACYAEWLWSQHSGGKSADEWGRHYYEKLAGTRFATPLADPGTRTMFDDWVYKRGALTLHALRLRLGDGEFFALLRRWTAKYRYQSATTEDFIALASTFTSESLADLWRGWLFTPELPAYPEL from the coding sequence ATGCAGGAGCCGACGTTGCCCGGAGGCCATCACGAGCTCGACCCGTACACGCCGCACAGCGGCAACCTCGGGTATCGGATCTCGCGCTATGACCTGGAACTGGGATATCGCGTCTCCAGCAACCGTTTGTCGGGCACGGCGACCATCACGGCCACGTCGTACCAGCAGCTGACGCGTTTCGCACTCGACCTGGCCGGGTCGATGCGCGTGGAGCGGGTCACGGTCAACGGCGCCCGCGCCCGCTATTCGCATCGGTCGGGGAAGCTGTCGATCACCCCGCCGTCGCCGGTCCCGCCGGGCGGTGTGATGACCGCCGTCGTCAAGTATGGCGGAACACCGCGACCGGTACGCAGTCCGTTCGGCGACGTGGGATGGGAGGAGCTCGACAACGGCGCGCTGTGCGCCAACCAGCCCAACGGCGCACCGTCGTGGTTCCCGTGCGACGACCATCCCGAGGCCAAGGCGTCGTTCCACTTCGAGATCACCACCGACAGCCCGTACTACGCGCTGGCCAACGGCCGGCTCACGTCCAGACAGCGTCGCGCGGGCCAGACCACCTGGACCTACGACCAGGTGGAGCCGATGTCGACGTATCTCGCATCGATCCAGATCGGCCAGTACCAGCACCGGACGCTCGCCTCCCGCCCGGTGCCGGTGTACGCACTGGTACCGCCCGCGTTGTCCGCCGAGTTCGACGTGAGCTTCGCGCGGCAGGTCCAGATGGTCACCGCGTTCACCGAGATGTTCGGTCCGTACCCGTTCCCGCAGTACACGGCCGTCGTCACCGAGGACGATCTCGACATCCCGCTGGAGGCCCAGAGCTTCTCGACCTTCGGCGCCAACCACTGCGACGGCACGCTCGACCACGAGCGACTCATCGCCCACGAGCTGGCGCACCAGTGGTTCGGCAACTCGGTGACCGGCGCGCGCTGGCGTGACATCTGGCTGCACGAGGGCTTCGCCTGCTACGCCGAGTGGCTGTGGAGCCAGCACTCGGGCGGCAAGTCGGCCGACGAGTGGGGCCGCCACTACTACGAGAAGCTCGCCGGGACGCGCTTCGCCACACCGCTGGCCGATCCCGGCACCCGCACCATGTTCGACGACTGGGTGTACAAGCGCGGGGCGCTGACCCTGCACGCACTTCGCCTCCGCCTCGGCGACGGCGAGTTCTTCGCCCTGCTGCGGCGTTGGACCGCGAAGTACCGGTATCAGAGCGCGACCACCGAGGATTTCATCGCGCTGGCGTCGACGTTCACCTCGGAGTCGTTGGCCGACCTGTGGCGCGGCTGGCTGTTCACACCGGAGCTGCCCGCATACCCGGAGCTTTAG